A section of the Sphingomonas ginsenosidivorax genome encodes:
- the fmt gene encoding methionyl-tRNA formyltransferase gives MRIVFMGTPDFAVPVLDALVEAGHDVVAAYCQPARPGGRRGRAVVPSPVQARAEALGIAVRSPVSLKTAEAQAEFAGFGAEVAVVAAYGLILPRAVLDAPVHGCLNVHGSLLPRWRGAAPVQRAILAGDAETGVGIMQMEAGLDTGPVRLEGRTPIGRKTAGELTAELAAMGGRLMVEVIRDLDAYPARPQPEEGVTYAAKIDKAEARIDFTQTARAVERLVRAMNPAPGAWFEVAGERVKVLAADVLPFTFPGGEGITVDAGLTIGCGDGAIRPTLVQRAGRGVSSTAEFLRGFPVASDTQL, from the coding sequence ATGCGGATCGTTTTCATGGGAACGCCGGACTTCGCGGTGCCGGTCCTCGATGCCCTGGTCGAGGCGGGGCACGACGTCGTCGCGGCCTATTGCCAGCCGGCAAGGCCGGGCGGGCGACGCGGGCGCGCGGTGGTGCCCTCGCCTGTGCAGGCGCGCGCCGAGGCGCTGGGGATAGCGGTGCGGTCGCCGGTGTCGCTCAAGACCGCCGAGGCGCAGGCCGAGTTCGCGGGCTTCGGCGCCGAGGTGGCGGTGGTTGCGGCGTACGGGCTGATCCTGCCGCGCGCGGTGCTCGACGCGCCGGTGCATGGATGCCTGAACGTGCACGGGTCGCTGTTGCCGCGGTGGCGCGGCGCGGCGCCGGTGCAGCGCGCGATCCTGGCGGGCGATGCCGAGACGGGCGTCGGGATCATGCAGATGGAGGCCGGGCTCGACACCGGGCCGGTGCGGCTGGAAGGGCGGACGCCGATCGGCCGAAAGACCGCGGGCGAACTCACCGCGGAGCTGGCGGCGATGGGCGGGCGATTGATGGTAGAGGTGATCCGCGACCTGGACGCCTACCCTGCCCGTCCGCAGCCCGAGGAGGGCGTGACCTACGCGGCGAAGATCGACAAGGCCGAGGCGCGGATCGACTTCACGCAGACCGCGCGCGCGGTCGAGCGGCTGGTGCGCGCGATGAACCCGGCGCCGGGGGCGTGGTTCGAGGTGGCGGGCGAACGGGTGAAGGTGCTTGCGGCGGACGTGCTGCCGTTCACCTTTCCCGGCGGCGAGGGCATCACCGTCGATGCCGGGCTGACGATCGGGTGCGGCGACGGCGCGATCCGGCCGACCCTGGTCCAGCGTGCGGGGCGCGGCGTGTCGTCGACCGCGGAGTTCCTGCGCGGCTTCCCGGTGGCGTCGGACACGCAGCTTTGA
- the recR gene encoding recombination mediator RecR, which yields MASPEIEALTQALARLPGLGPRSARRAVLHLLKKREAALGPLREALTAVDERLENCTVCGNVDTTNPCGICADPRRDQRSLCVVEEVADLWALDRSRLFPGRFHVLGGRLSALEGIRPEDLSIDSLVRRIEVGGIDEVVLAMNATLEGQTTAHYIADRIERFPVRVTQLAHGLPVGGELDYLDEGTLAQALRARRPMA from the coding sequence ATGGCATCCCCCGAGATCGAGGCGCTGACTCAAGCCCTGGCGCGACTTCCCGGCCTCGGCCCCCGCTCCGCACGCCGCGCCGTGCTCCATCTTCTCAAGAAGCGCGAGGCGGCGTTGGGCCCGTTGCGCGAGGCACTGACCGCGGTCGACGAACGGCTCGAGAACTGCACCGTCTGCGGCAACGTCGACACCACCAACCCCTGCGGCATCTGCGCCGACCCGCGCCGCGACCAGCGTTCGCTGTGCGTGGTCGAGGAAGTCGCCGACCTCTGGGCGCTCGACCGCTCGCGCCTCTTCCCCGGCCGCTTCCACGTCCTCGGCGGCCGCCTCTCGGCGCTCGAAGGCATCCGCCCGGAGGATCTCAGCATCGACAGCCTCGTCCGCCGTATCGAGGTCGGCGGGATCGACGAGGTCGTGCTCGCGATGAACGCGACGCTCGAGGGCCAGACCACCGCGCACTATATCGCCGATCGCATCGAACGCTTCCCGGTCCGCGTCACGCAGCTCGCGCACGGCCTGCCCGTCGGCGGCGAACTCGACTATCTGGACGAGGGCACATTGGCTCAGGCGTTGCGCGCGCGGCGCCCGATGGCTTGA
- a CDS encoding fumarylacetoacetate hydrolase family protein: MLPVVVAPTIAIAGSTDRFPVRRIFCVGQNYADHAREMGNDPDRQQPFFFAKPADAVVDNGTTLPFPVRTADLHHEVELVVALGAGGHDIEAKDAIGLIWGSAVGIDLTRRDLQAAAKKAGRPWDMAKGFDRSAPIGALTPGAPPETGAIALSIGGETRQSGDLSMMIWSVAEVIAVLSTYVELAAGDLIFTGTPAGVGPIRAGERVRAEIAGLEALEVGFA; encoded by the coding sequence ATGCTGCCTGTCGTCGTCGCCCCCACCATCGCCATCGCCGGGTCCACCGACCGCTTCCCGGTGCGGCGGATCTTCTGCGTCGGGCAGAACTATGCCGACCATGCGCGCGAGATGGGGAACGATCCGGATCGGCAGCAGCCCTTCTTCTTTGCCAAGCCCGCCGACGCGGTGGTGGATAATGGCACCACCCTGCCCTTCCCGGTGCGCACCGCCGACCTGCACCACGAGGTCGAGCTGGTCGTGGCGCTCGGCGCGGGCGGGCACGACATCGAGGCGAAGGATGCGATCGGGCTGATCTGGGGCAGCGCGGTGGGGATCGACCTGACGCGGCGCGACCTGCAGGCCGCGGCGAAGAAGGCGGGGCGGCCGTGGGACATGGCAAAGGGGTTCGACCGGTCGGCACCGATCGGGGCGCTGACGCCGGGGGCGCCACCCGAGACCGGGGCGATCGCGTTGTCGATCGGGGGCGAGACGCGGCAGTCGGGCGACCTGTCGATGATGATCTGGAGCGTGGCCGAGGTGATCGCGGTGCTGTCGACCTATGTCGAGCTGGCAGCGGGCGATCTGATCTTCACGGGGACACCGGCGGGGGTCGGGCCGATCCGCGCGGGCGAGCGGGTTCGGGCGGAGATTGCCGGGTTGGAGGCGCTGGAGGTGGGGTTCGCCTGA
- the truA gene encoding tRNA pseudouridine(38-40) synthase TruA — protein sequence MSRFALTVEFDGRPFMGWQRQTHGPSVQAALEAAVLAVTGETVAVHAAGRTDAGVHGLAMRAHVDIDKEIGAFRLMEALNARVRPAPVAVTACAVVADDWHARFSCIGRAYAYRIVNRRAPLTVEAGLAWQVPQPLDAGAMAEAAQALVGLHDFTTFRSAHCQSASPVKTLDRLDVVRVGDRVTIEAAARSFLHHQVRSMVGCLALVGMGRWAVGDVAAALEAKDRAQLGLNAPPDGLYFMEAVYPPPSSRT from the coding sequence TTGAGCCGATTCGCGCTGACCGTCGAGTTTGACGGCCGGCCGTTCATGGGTTGGCAGCGGCAGACGCACGGGCCGAGCGTACAGGCGGCGCTCGAGGCCGCGGTGCTGGCGGTGACGGGCGAGACGGTCGCGGTGCATGCCGCCGGGCGGACCGATGCGGGGGTCCACGGGCTGGCGATGCGCGCACATGTCGATATCGACAAGGAGATCGGGGCGTTCCGGTTGATGGAGGCGCTCAACGCACGGGTGCGGCCGGCGCCCGTCGCGGTGACGGCGTGCGCGGTGGTGGCGGACGACTGGCATGCGCGCTTTTCCTGCATCGGGCGCGCGTACGCGTATCGGATCGTCAACCGGCGGGCGCCGCTGACGGTCGAGGCGGGGCTGGCGTGGCAGGTGCCGCAGCCGCTTGATGCCGGTGCGATGGCGGAGGCGGCGCAGGCACTGGTGGGGCTGCACGACTTCACGACGTTCCGGTCGGCGCATTGCCAGTCGGCGAGTCCGGTGAAGACGCTCGATCGGCTGGACGTGGTGCGGGTCGGGGACCGGGTGACGATCGAGGCGGCGGCGCGGTCGTTCCTGCATCACCAGGTGCGGTCGATGGTCGGGTGCCTGGCGCTGGTCGGGATGGGGCGCTGGGCGGTCGGAGATGTGGCGGCGGCGCTCGAGGCGAAGGACCGCGCGCAGCTGGGGCTGAATGCGCCGCCGGACGGCTTGTATTTTATGGAGGCGGTTTACCCTCCCCCGTCATCCCGGACTTGA
- a CDS encoding class I SAM-dependent RNA methyltransferase, which yields MTDDTIIRIAARGDGITADGRHAALSAPGDTLAADGTLTHGPHHQTPPCIHFPTCGGCQLQQLDDQSYAEFVTDRIASALDGQGITTMIREPHISPPRTRRRATLHAEAKGGRMTLGFAEEKSHAIVDIKECWILDPRLFALVAPLRVLLRKLNFKRRGDVHLTLADQGPDILITGFAPEGLPAAEALVAFCEAHKIARVAFNDGMGPETLWEPDACTITLGGVPVPLPPASFLQATVDGEAALTTAVLDAIGKPATVADLFAGLGTFTMAIPAKVYAAEAGRDALGSLKAGANAARRPVFPEHRDLYRRPLTVAELDRFDAVVLDPPRSGAREQAVALAACKTPVIAYVSCNPATFARDAKDLCDAGWQIDWIQPVGQFRWSTHVELAAKFTRPSPQ from the coding sequence ATGACCGACGACACCATCATCCGCATCGCCGCGCGCGGCGACGGCATTACCGCCGACGGCCGCCACGCCGCGCTCTCCGCACCCGGCGACACACTCGCCGCCGACGGCACGCTGACGCACGGCCCGCATCACCAGACGCCGCCCTGCATCCACTTCCCGACCTGCGGCGGCTGCCAGCTCCAGCAGCTCGACGACCAGAGCTATGCCGAGTTCGTCACCGACCGCATTGCCTCGGCACTCGACGGTCAGGGGATCACCACCATGATCCGCGAACCCCACATCTCCCCGCCGCGCACCCGCCGCCGCGCCACGCTCCACGCCGAAGCCAAGGGTGGCCGCATGACGCTTGGTTTCGCCGAGGAGAAGTCGCACGCGATCGTCGACATCAAGGAGTGCTGGATCCTCGACCCGCGGCTGTTCGCGCTGGTCGCCCCCTTGCGCGTCCTGCTGCGGAAGCTGAACTTCAAGCGCCGCGGCGACGTCCACCTGACGCTCGCCGACCAGGGCCCCGACATCCTGATCACCGGCTTCGCCCCAGAAGGCCTGCCCGCCGCCGAAGCGCTCGTCGCCTTCTGCGAAGCGCACAAGATCGCCCGCGTTGCGTTCAACGACGGCATGGGCCCCGAGACGCTCTGGGAACCCGACGCCTGCACGATCACGCTCGGCGGCGTCCCCGTGCCGCTCCCGCCCGCCTCGTTCCTCCAGGCGACCGTCGACGGCGAAGCGGCACTCACCACCGCGGTCCTCGACGCGATCGGCAAGCCCGCGACCGTCGCCGACCTGTTCGCCGGGCTCGGCACCTTCACCATGGCGATCCCCGCAAAGGTCTACGCCGCCGAAGCCGGCCGCGACGCGCTGGGGTCGCTGAAGGCCGGCGCCAACGCCGCGCGCCGCCCGGTCTTCCCTGAACACCGCGACCTCTACCGCCGCCCGCTCACCGTCGCCGAGCTCGACCGCTTCGACGCCGTCGTGCTCGACCCGCCGCGCTCGGGCGCGCGCGAACAGGCCGTCGCGCTCGCCGCGTGCAAGACGCCGGTGATCGCCTATGTCTCGTGCAATCCCGCGACCTTCGCGCGCGACGCGAAGGACCTGTGCGACGCGGGCTGGCAGATCGACTGGATCCAGCCGGTAGGCCAGTTCCGCTGGTCCACGCACGTCGAACTCGCGGCCAAGTTCACGCGGCCTTCACCCCAATAA
- the def gene encoding peptide deformylase: protein MAVLPIVEVPDPRLRLVSKPVETIDDTTRAFVTDMIDTMYDAHGIGLAAIQVGVDQRILVIDLQEETTTDDDGKETPVRAPRAYINPEILSVSDETKVYNEGCLSIPEQYAEVARPAACRVRWQDETGAAFEEDLDGLLSTCMQHEIDHLNGVLFTDHISRLKRDMVMKKLAKMRRGG from the coding sequence ATGGCCGTCCTCCCAATCGTAGAAGTCCCAGACCCGCGCCTGCGCCTGGTCTCCAAGCCCGTCGAGACGATCGACGACACCACGCGTGCGTTCGTCACCGACATGATCGACACGATGTACGACGCGCACGGCATCGGCCTCGCCGCGATCCAGGTCGGTGTCGACCAGCGCATCCTCGTCATCGACCTGCAGGAAGAGACGACGACCGACGACGACGGCAAGGAAACCCCGGTCCGCGCCCCCCGCGCGTACATCAATCCCGAGATCCTCTCGGTCAGCGACGAGACCAAGGTCTACAACGAAGGCTGCCTGTCGATCCCCGAGCAATATGCCGAGGTCGCCCGCCCCGCCGCCTGCCGCGTCCGCTGGCAGGACGAGACCGGCGCGGCGTTCGAGGAGGACCTCGACGGTCTGCTCTCGACCTGCATGCAGCACGAGATCGACCATCTCAACGGCGTGCTCTTCACCGACCATATCAGCCGCCTCAAGCGCGACATGGTGATGAAGAAGCTCGCCAAGATGCGCCGCGGAGGCTGA